One genomic window of Salvelinus fontinalis isolate EN_2023a unplaced genomic scaffold, ASM2944872v1 scaffold_0509, whole genome shotgun sequence includes the following:
- the LOC129846371 gene encoding uncharacterized protein LOC129846371, protein MTGTTPQDYSSVYQDYSPGLLPRTTPQDYSPGLLLSLPGLLPRTTPQDYSSVYQDYSSVYQDYSPGLLPRTTPQDYSPGLLLRLPGLLPRTTPPSTRTTPQATRTTPQDYSPGLLPRTTPQDYSSVYQDYSPGLLPRTTPQDYSPVYQDYSPGLLPSLPGLLPRTTPPSTRTTPQDYSPGLLLSLPGLLPRTTPQDYSPGLHLLLPGLLPRTTPQDYSSVYQDYSPGLLPSLPGQLPRKTPQAYSPRPFLGIIPTKTWEAEAARAPFFNSSSHPAAGFS, encoded by the exons ATGACGGG GACTACTCCCCAGGACTACTCCTCAGTCTACCAGGACTACTCCCCAGGACTACTCCCCAGGACTACTCCCCAGGACTACTCCCCAGGACTACTCCTCAGTCTACCAGGACTACTCCCCAGGACTACTCCCCAGGACTACTCCTCCGTCTACCAGGACTACTCCTCCGTCTACCAGGACTACTCCCCAGGACTACTCCCCAGGACTACTCCCCAGGACTACTCCCCAGGACTACTCCTCCGTCTACCAGGACTACTCCCCAGGACTACTCCTCCGTCTACCAGGACTACTCCTCAGGCTACCAGGACTACTCCCCAGGACTACTCCCCAGGACTACTCCCCAGGACTACTCCCCAGGACTACTCCTCCGTCTACCAGGACTACTCCCCAGGACTACTCCCCAGGACTACTCCCCAGGACTACTCCCCAGTCTACCAGGACTACTCCCCAGGACTACTCCCCAGTCTACCAGGACTACTCCCCAGGACTACTCCTCCGTCTACCAGGACTACTCCCCAGGACTACTCCCCAGGACTACTCCTCAGTCTACCAGGACTACTCCCCAGGACTACTCCCCAGGACTACTCCCCAGGACTACACCTCCTTCTACCAGGACTACTCCCCAGGACTACTCCCCAGGACTACTCCTCAGTCTACCAGGACTACTCCCCAGGACTACTCCCCAGTCTACCAGGACAACTCCCCAGGAAAACTCCCCAGGCCTACTCACCA CGGCCCTTTCTGGGGATAATCCCTACTAAGACCTGGGAGGCTGAAGCTGCAAGAGCCCCTTTCTTTAATTCCTCCTCCCATCCTGCAGCGGGTTTCTCATAG
- the LOC129846370 gene encoding oligodendrocyte transcription factor 1-like, with amino-acid sequence MNVLPNPMTRAHQEQPLPLCSQGAHRQDFSSRCSLGLGAGHGGRLRAMGGPLGPQRPGKSPRELSPEEQQDLRRKINSRERKRMQDLNVAMDALREVMVPYASSSPSSSSSSQGPHSHQQQPGAPPGRRLSKISTLVLARDYILLLGSSLQEMRRLLGEVSVGVGVNTGPVPRLLLAGGWPLLTGPSQLLLSPESLLTSVSSSSKCPLLPPGHLEGPMAPVQWGSAGAPGGPLCPCVVCSHPSPGPRFPK; translated from the coding sequence ATGAATGTTCTACCTAACCCCATGACCAGGGCCCATCAGGAgcagcctctccctctctgctcccagGGGGCCCACCGCCAGGACTTCTCCTCCAGGTGTTCTCTAGGGCTTGGTGCTGGTCATGGGGGCAGGCTTAGGGCCATGGGGGGGCCTCTGGGGCCCCAGAGACCAGGCAAGTCACCGCGGGAGCTGAGCCCTGAGGAGCAGCAGGATCTAAGGAGGAAGATCAACAGccgggagaggaagaggatgcaGGACCTGAACGTCGCCATGGACGCTCTGAGGGAGGTGATGGTGCCTtacgcctcctcctctccttcctcctcatcctcctcccagGGGCCACACTCCCACCAGCAGCAGCCAGGGGCCCCACCTGGACGCAGGCTCTCCAAGATCTCCACCTTGGTCCTGGCCCGTGACTACATTCTCCTCCTGGGCTCGTCTCTACAGGAGATGCGCCGGCTCCTGGGGGAGGTGAGTGTCGGGGTAGGGGTGAACACGGGGCCTGTCCCCAGGCTGCTCCTGGCCGGGGGTTGGCCCCTCCTCACCGGTCCCAGTCAGCTTCTCCTCTCCCCAGAATCTCTCCTGAcctcagtctcctcctcctccaagtGTCCTCTCTTGCCTCCTGGCCACTTGGAGGGCCCCATGGCCCCGGTGCAGTGGGGCTCAGCTGGGGCTCCTGGTGGTCCACTCTGCCCCTGTGTGGTGTGCAGCCACCCCAGCCCTGGACCCAGGTTCCCCAAgtga
- the LOC129846369 gene encoding oligodendrocyte transcription factor 2-like: MDSGTSRMSSRPSSPEVHDMFLHAMKKHMVGFSGTVSSTQNDSPPEIPADMRSLSDDDDDITLRMLSKKDRKLLSENELQGMRLKINSRERKRMHDLNIAMDGLREVMPYAHGPSVRKLSKIATLLLARNYILMLSNSLEEMKRLVSEFYGSGHHSSFHPSACGTMAHTGPLPGHPAVSHASHPVHHPLLPPAVSTVASLSTTGLTSIRPHHGLLKAPSAVPGPLGSSFHHWGAGMPCPCSMCQVPPHVSGMSAVTMSRLTSESK, translated from the coding sequence ATGGACTCCGGTACCAGCCGAATGTCCAGCCGACCTTCCTCTCCCGAGGTGCACGATATGTTCCTGCATGCGATGAAGAAGCATATGGTGGGCTTCTCCGGTACTGTCTCGTCCACACAGAACGACTCACCGCCAGAGATACCCGCGGACATGCGGAGCCTTTCGGATGACGATGATGACATTACTCTGAGAATGCTGTCAAAGAAGGACCGTAAACTGCTCTCAGAGAACGAGCTGCAGGGGATGCGGCTGAAAATCAACAGCCGTGAGCGGAAGAGGATGCACGACCTTAACATCGCCATGGACGGTCTCCGGGAGGTCATGCCTTACGCGCACGGGCCCTCGGTGCGCAAACTCTCCAAAATCGCTACTCTCCTCTTGGCGAGAAACTACATCTTGATGCTGAGCAACTCGCTGGAGGAGATGAAGAGGCTTGTCAGTGAGTTCTACGGCAGCGGCCACCACAGCAGCTTCCACCCTTCCGCATGTGGTACTATGGCGCACACTGGGCCCCTGCCTGGTCATCCGGCCGTTTCCCACGCCTCCCACCCAGTGCACCATCCACTTCTTCCCCCGGCAGTCTCCACGGTTGCCTCTCTCTCTACAACGGGTCTCACCTCGATCAGACCCCACCATGGACTCCTGAAGGCGCCCTCGGCCGTCCCGGGCCCCCTGGGCAGCAGTTTCCATCACTGGGGCGCGGGAATGCCCTGTCCATGCAGCATGTGCCAGGTGCCACCACATGTTTCCGGCATGAGCGCTGTCACCATGTCCAGGCTGACGAGTGAATCCAAATGA